A stretch of DNA from Saccharospirillum mangrovi:
TGGCACAATCACACCGGCGCAGCGATTGGCAAAACGCCGCACCAGGCTGTGCGAAATCCAGTTACGGAACAACGGCCCTGGCAGCGGCACGTAATGGGCGTAATGTTCCAACCGCGTGTGGTAGGTGTACACCGCTGGCACACGCAACGCCTTGGCCCATAACAGCCCAAACCAACCCAGCCAGAACGGATGGTGGATGTGCACCACCTCTGGTTTGAACGCCATCATCGCTTTGCGGGCACGCCGGGAAATGGGATTAGCCATGCGGAATTCACCGCCTTTGCCCAACGCCATCCAGGAACGCAACCGCACAATCTCTTCCGGGTTTTCATCCTTTTTCTGATCGCGGTAACTCGGTGAAACAATCATCACCTTATGCCCCAGCGTCACCAGGCCGCGCCGCAATCGCTCAATGGAAATCGGCACGCCGCCGATAAAGGGCAAATAGTTATTGGTGACCATCAACACACGCAGTGGCTTGTTGCGGAACGGCTCCACATCCAGATCGAAATTCGGGTAGTAATCGCGGTCAACAAAAAGACGGGTATAGAGCTTGATGGCAACCGCCATCAGGGCGAGTAACACCAACAGAAAATTCAACCGACCGACGTAAAACAGCGAGTGAATAAAGAGCCACAAACTTTCCAGCGTTTTCATCAGCTGGTTCTGGCCGATGTCCAACCGTTTCATATCGATGCTGACGTTGTCGCCATCCACGCTAACGCTGACGTAGTGGTAAAAACTGGTGTCGTTGTTCAGCACCAGACCACCCGCGCCGCCAGTGGCGATATAGAGAATGCCTTTGTGTTCCTGGCGATCAAACAAATGCAGGTCGGACGAAAATACCGCTGTTACCTGATAACGACTGAACAGCGTCATTAAGTCTTGCCCGAAGGGGGTATCGACCAGATAGTCTTCGGCGAAATCCACCGGCGAGTCGAGTTCGGGTTTTAAGAAGGCGTCGCCCAAAAACACAAAGCGATGCTGCGGTTGCTCGTCCAGTAATTGTTGTTTCAGCCAATACAATTGAAAGTTGTAGGCGTCCGGGTCGGTGGTATCGAGAAAAATAAACTGGCTGTTGCCGGCTTTGAACGAGTAAAAATACGGGCCGAAATGTTCGTAGAAATGAAACGACCCAAAGATGCTCGATTCGTTTTCGCCAACGGTTAACAGATACGGCATCTCAAGATGGCTGAGCGAGCGATACAGCGCCCGGTATTTATCTTCACCACCGCCGCTGACGGCGTTACCCGCCGAGACTAAAAAATCCGTTTCATTCTGGTTGATGATCGGAATCATGGTGCGTTCAAACACCCCGACTGAGTTGTTGATATTACCGACCACGGTAAACGATAACTGGCTCTTACCGGCGAGTTCCGACTGCACCCGTTCAATCTGATCGGCGTGTACGGCGGAAAAATCCTGTTCGAAATAAATCAGATAAATGCGATAGCCGACCAACGCCAGAATCAGCATAACGATGATGTAAAAAATGACCTTCAGCCGCCGCGGCGAAAACCAGCGTTTGAGCGTCATGGACGAACTCCGTCAGTCAATTCCCGGTGCGTAACAAAGAGGCCAATCAACAGACCCAGATAAATGGTCAAAACGCGCCAGCCCACGGTTACCAACACCAGATGGCTGACCGTCAACACATCGGAAAACAAGTGACCAAACACGCCTTCGGCAATGCCCGATGCGCCGGGCGTGGGCGAGAAATACATGATAAAGGTAGTGATGACCATGCGGCCGATCACCAGCCAGTATTCCAGATCGTAACCCAGCGCCCACAGCAGCACCGCCGGGAACGAGAACAGCGATAACAGGAACAATGCCGTGAACAACCAGGACGCCAGAATGTCGCGCCAGCGACCGGAAAAATACTGTCCAAAACCCTGAGCAAAACGGCGCAATTCACGCACCAGCCGATACCGCCAACGGCGTTGCCGATGTGCGGAAATCAGCTGCACGGCCTGCAATAGTTTCAGTACCAACAACAGCGGCCGCGCCAACCAAGAGGGCCTTAATAACAGCACGGCGAAAAAGCTCAGATACAGAACCACGCAGACGATCAATGTAGGAATTAACGACGATTGTTGTGCGGCGGCTTCGGCACCGGGCAACGTCAGCAACAACACCGGCGTGGCACCAAAAATAAACAACACCGCCAAAACGGTGCGAATGGTGGTGGCGGTCATGGCGGTGCCGATGGCGACGCCGTGTCGGCGTAAAAACCAGACCTGCGCAAAGCCACCACCGGTTGCCAACGGCGTTACGTTGGATACAAAAATATTCAGGAACACCAGCCGCGCCATGGCCGACATTGGCACGCGCTCACCCAGGGCGCGCAAGGTAAACCAAAGCCGCAAACCATCGGCGCAAAAGTACACCAGCAACAGCAACGCATAACCCAACAGCGCCGCTGGCGATAACAAGCGACGGTCCCACTGCAACGCCTGGCCGGCCAACTGGTGATAGACGGTGTAAACCCCCGCCAGGCTCAGCCCGACAAACAGCAAGGTGAACCACAGCAGGCGGCGATAATTGGGTGTGCCGCTAGTGTTGTTTGAGGCCATCGTGTTTGCGGCGGTAGTGGACGCCCGGTCGCTCATATCATTCCCTGGTTTGGCTGCGTTTTTTTTCACACAAAACTTTGCACACAAAAGAAAGCCCGGCATGCCGAAGCAAACCGGGCACAAGCAAAAGAGATGGGTCTGGCGCTGTTCGAATCAAGTCCGGGCGGAATAATGCCAAACGTTTACAGGCCGGTGTCGCCATCGTATTTGGGCAGTCCGTCGTCGTACGGGCCGGACCAGGATGGACGATCGGCGTAGAAAATATGCTCCACCGGTCGGGTATCCGGCTCGTCATCCAGAATGCCCAGCGCCAATCCGACGATGCCCGGACGTTCGTGATCGATAAACAACAGGGTCGAGCCACAGACGCGGCAGAAGGCGCGACT
This window harbors:
- a CDS encoding glycosyltransferase — its product is MTLKRWFSPRRLKVIFYIIVMLILALVGYRIYLIYFEQDFSAVHADQIERVQSELAGKSQLSFTVVGNINNSVGVFERTMIPIINQNETDFLVSAGNAVSGGGEDKYRALYRSLSHLEMPYLLTVGENESSIFGSFHFYEHFGPYFYSFKAGNSQFIFLDTTDPDAYNFQLYWLKQQLLDEQPQHRFVFLGDAFLKPELDSPVDFAEDYLVDTPFGQDLMTLFSRYQVTAVFSSDLHLFDRQEHKGILYIATGGAGGLVLNNDTSFYHYVSVSVDGDNVSIDMKRLDIGQNQLMKTLESLWLFIHSLFYVGRLNFLLVLLALMAVAIKLYTRLFVDRDYYPNFDLDVEPFRNKPLRVLMVTNNYLPFIGGVPISIERLRRGLVTLGHKVMIVSPSYRDQKKDENPEEIVRLRSWMALGKGGEFRMANPISRRARKAMMAFKPEVVHIHHPFWLGWFGLLWAKALRVPAVYTYHTRLEHYAHYVPLPGPLFRNWISHSLVRRFANRCAGVIVPTQSAEEYLRVIGVTTNLYVQPTGIDFERFQQRDEAAMEKLRDQWNISADDCVFVSVSRLSKEKNIGFMIDALAELRRRSARSFKCLLIGDGEERAALQQRIDDKNLSDCVHLVGPVPPDDMAVYYQLGDAFLFASKSETQGMVILEAMAARLPVVAVRSSGIDDVVREGFNGFKTREDRTQWVERVQQLLENDDERERLADQALSFARDFAIDRFAADVAEIYAHVLASEAERKGVRVSAKES
- a CDS encoding lysylphosphatidylglycerol synthase transmembrane domain-containing protein yields the protein MASNNTSGTPNYRRLLWFTLLFVGLSLAGVYTVYHQLAGQALQWDRRLLSPAALLGYALLLLVYFCADGLRLWFTLRALGERVPMSAMARLVFLNIFVSNVTPLATGGGFAQVWFLRRHGVAIGTAMTATTIRTVLAVLFIFGATPVLLLTLPGAEAAAQQSSLIPTLIVCVVLYLSFFAVLLLRPSWLARPLLLVLKLLQAVQLISAHRQRRWRYRLVRELRRFAQGFGQYFSGRWRDILASWLFTALFLLSLFSFPAVLLWALGYDLEYWLVIGRMVITTFIMYFSPTPGASGIAEGVFGHLFSDVLTVSHLVLVTVGWRVLTIYLGLLIGLFVTHRELTDGVRP
- a CDS encoding GFA family protein; amino-acid sequence: MSESRASCLCGGVKIRAVLQPNTASHCHCSMCRKQHGAAFGSYINVKVDDLVYEQGEDLVQMYRSSDIASRAFCRVCGSTLLFIDHERPGIVGLALGILDDEPDTRPVEHIFYADRPSWSGPYDDGLPKYDGDTGL